The window GAACTGCCTGGAAGCCTGGGTGTTGCTTTGGGGGTAACCCTGAAAAGTCTTTGTGGGTCTCTGGGCCCcagtcttcccatctgtaaaTGGGGTTTTGGAGCATTTCTTTTctccctggggtgggaggtgatgaGTTCCCCTTATGGCAAAGCTGCTGAAGAATATGCTGGGCTGTGGGCAGGGGCAATTTATTTCATGGCTTTCCTACTTCCAGTAGCCAGCTCTGCCCACTACAGCCTTACTCACCTGAGCCGGATGCTGGGTGCTGGGTTCACAAGTTTCAGTAGATCCAGCCACTCGGTGCTGATCCTCCTGAGACCACCCTCAGGGCAGTGACCCACTTCTCATGGTCCTTGAACCCTACCTGTCCCATCCTGCCTTGGCTTACGACCAGGTCCttaagggaattccttggcagtccagtggttcggACTccgggcttccactgcagggggcacaggttcgatccctagtagggtaactaagatcctgcaagctgcacggTGTGGCTGGCCggcgggggtgtgggggagggaacAAAAAGAGCTAACTAACCCAGGGAAGAAGGCCCCTTAGTGGCCGCTGGTTATGTGGCTTTATTCACAGACTCAGCGCTTGCTGAGGTTGGCAGGAAAGAACATTTGGGACCAGGCTGGGCCTGGAGATGAGGGTGGCTGGGAGGCCATGCATGGATCGGATGGGCAAGCTCACAGGAGGGAACCTGTGCTGGGCCAGGCctgtggagggtggggggcggAGGCAGGCAGCATGCGGGAGGCCTGGCTAGATCTGAGGGAGCAGATCTACCCAGGTGGTGTCTGTGAGCCAGGGAGGGAGGGTTTGAGGGCTTctccagggcaggggctggacaGCAGGCACCTCTGCCCCTCACTCCCAGGGAAATGACTTAGTGGGACAGTCGGGATGCTTGGTGCTCCCTCCTCCTGCTGCCTCAGGGCTTGACGTGCGACTGGCCACACCGGTCCCCTCTGGTGTCATTGTCCCGCTGATGCTTGGACATTTGCCTTGGGGGTGACCCACACAAGGACACCTTGGAGAGTGTTCGAGGGCCCAGCGGAGTGCACTgcgcctggggagggaggggacgcCTGGGAGGCAGGGATACTCCCTTGAGCCAAGCTTTTCTGTCAGTAGTTGGTGTCAGTTCCCTGCTGGCAGGGGGTGCCATCCCCCACTCGATCCAGGCCAGCTCCGGGGGCCAAGGAGGACCGCTTGGTTAAACCTCCTTTCTCTTGGCCTGCTCTCCTGGCTCTGCATGGACTTCCTGCCTGAACACAAACAAGGAATCCAAAGCCCGGATACCCCCTCCCAGGCTTTCTTCCTGGTGAAGAGCCTAGTCCCACCCAGAAGGAACACAAGAACCAGTTACCCGAGTTCCCCAGTTTGGAAAGTTGGTGGGGTTTCCCACCAACTGGTTGTGCAGGAAGGTGACCTAGGGGCCCTGGAAGCCTGGGCGGGGCCCCCTCCCCGAGCAGGGCCCTGGGTATGAGGTCACTGCCCCTGCCCGCTTTCTATGGGGGCCCACCGGGGTGGAGGGATGCAGGCGGGAGGGCCATCAGCACTGGCGGGAGGGGGTGCGGTGCACAGAGCCAGGGCGCTTGGGGATCTTGCGCCAGCGACGCTTGTCCCAGCGGCAGAGCAGAAGCAGGCGGAAGGTGTCCCGGAAGGCTTTGTTGCAGAGCGCGTAGCACATGGGGTTGATGGTGCTGTTGACATAGCACAGCCAGTAGCCCAGCTCCCACAGGGTCTCGGGGACACAGTCCTTGCAGAAGGTGGACACCAGCACCATGATGTTGTACGGCGTCCAGGTGAGGATGAAGGCCAGCAGGATGGCGCTCAGGGTCCGAGCCGCCTTCTTCTCCTTGACCAGCGAGAAGGTCTTCCGCTTGGCCAGCTGCTCCTTCCCACGGGGCTTCTGGCCCTTGCCCGCCCGCTCGCGCCCCTTCCGGGTCGGCCTCTTGACCGTATTTGGGGAGCTCCGGGGTGGCTGCTTGGCAGGGGCCTGTGCCTCGGGGTCCACCATGGGCATCTTGATCACCACCTCGGAGCCAGGCTCCTCACCCTCCGAGGAGGTGAGGGACTCCATGGAGccttcatcctcctcctcttcctccttccagcTGTAGGCCTGGAGCAGCCGGGGGGTccggcagcagcggcagcagcgccCTGGAGGGGTCTCTGGGGAGCCTTCGGCCCCCGGCTGGGACCgctctgagctgctgctgctgccgccccCCTTCCCTGGCGTCTCCGAGCCCTGCAGGGCCGCCAGCTCCCGGGCCCGGTTCTCTGTCTCCCGGTAGATGCGCCAGTAGAGGGTGCACATGACCGTGACGGGGAGGTAGAAGGCAGCCATGGCCGTGCCAAAGGTGATGATGGGCTGCGAGAGGAACTGGATGTAGCACTGCCCGGCCAGCACCGTCCGCTCCCCTACCAGGTACTGCCAGAAGAGGATGGCCGGGGCCCAGAGCACGAACGAGACCAGCCAAGCCAGGCCGATCATCAGGGCTGCCCGGCGGGGTGTGCGCTTGGCGCGGTAGCTCAGGGGCCGGGTCACCGAGAAGTAGCGGTCGAAGCTGATGAGCAGCAGGTTCATGACCGAGGCGTTGCTGGCCACATAGTCCAGGGCCAGCCAGAGGTCGCAGGCCAGCGTGCCCAGAGCCCAGTGGCCCATGAGCAGATACGTGGTATAGAGGTTCATGGAGAAGGTACCGATGATGAGGTCAGCACAGGCCAGGCTCAGCAGGAAGTAGTTGTTGACCGTCTTGAGCTCCGTGTTGACCTTGAAAGAGATGAGCACCAGCAGGTTGCCCGTCACCGTGGCCAGTGACAGGAGGCCCGTGGTGATCCCGATGAAGGCCACTTGCCAGGGACCCTTTCCCGGTGCCAGGACAGTGATGTTGGGGCTGACGGCAGGTGGCGCTGAGGTATTCATGGTGGCTGGGTGGAGTGGGGGAGGCAGCCCCTTCCTCTAATCACAGGATGGGGCTTCCTCAGGGGCTGGTCATCACCTGAAAAGAGAGGACATGCGCTTGCGTTGGATTGCAGGATGCCTCCCAGAGCTCGGAGTAGAAGGTTTTGGGAGCACAGCCTGTGCCCTCTCAGAGCGGTAGCCAGACCGTCCTCACTGGCGCCCACGCCTGGCCACTTAGAATGCACTTTCCCAGCCTGAGGGGGAGGGGATGGCTTTGGCATCCAGAGATCTGAGTCCCCATTCCAGCTCCACCATTCAGactccgagcctcagttttctcatgggGAAATTGCTGCTAATGCTTGTCTAGCTTAACTCATGCGGCAGGAGTGGGGAGACTGGCTTTGTACATGGGACTGCcacattttcaaagcatttcagTCAATTTTATTAAAGCTTTCATTTTCTGAGTAGTTACTACATGCCAGACACAGGGCTAAGCGCTTAATTGAATTACCTAATTTAATTGTTGAAcattccagacttccctggtggtccagtggttaagaatccacctgccgatgcaagggacatggtttcgatccctgggggGAGGGGTCACAAAGCGCAccaccactagggaagcctgtgcagctgcagtgaagacccagcacagccaattgTATATACATGTCGAGCATTTGTAGGAGGAAGGTCTCTTATGACCCCCATTTCACCAAGGCAACCGTGGCTCCGGCCGGGCCACGGCAACACAGGCGGTGTGTGATCAGAACCCACTTCCCTCGCTCACTCTCAGAGCACGTGAAGATCCAGCGGGATTCCTCCGTGAAATAGGGAGTCATGGGAATGCGGAGGCAGGGGTctccagagaagagagagggaaagagatacAAGCAAAGGGGCATGGCGTATGCGTGCATGCGCAGTTTGGGGCTGGAGCAAACCCTTATGAAGGCATCAGGGGAAGTTGAGCCAGGCCCAGATGCTCGCCTGGTGATGGAAAATCTGGAGTAAAAGCAAGCAGTACGGGCGAGGGCCGCAGCTCCCAGATAAGCGGGAGTTTGGTGACAGATGTAGTGTGTGAGGCCACAGCTGAGTGGAGGGCAGCAAGGGgaacaggaagatcccccagactTTGCCTGAAGCTGGAGTCCAGCCCGGGCACTAAGGGTGGGTAGAGAGGAAAGCcatgactcttagcgaccactgGCCGGGCAGAGGCCCAGCCGCTCAGCCCCCGCCTTGCTTGGATGTTCTTGTTCAGGGCTTCAGGCATCCTTCTGTTGGTTGAAGAGACTGggtctcctcctaccttcagggCTGGTATCGTTGGAAAAATTCCAAGGGACAGACGTTGGGCAGGGACCCAGCAAGCCCTGGTGTTGCTGGGGACCTGGTCTGTGGCGAGGAGACTAGAGTCTGTGAGAGGTCACTGGTGAGGGATGCCTTGGTGCTGCGTGGCTAGGGGTGTCTGTATGACAGCAACTCTCAGGATGGGGAATTCAGAGTGTGGCAGAGCAAGAAAGGCTGTGGCTGTCAGTGCTCTTGGGTCTGGGACAATTTGCATGTGAGGGGGCACCAGGGGAGGTCCTGGCTGAAGAAccagggctctggagtcagactgtctGCATCTGAATCCAGGCCATACCATGTACTGGGTGTGTGGTCTCCTCTGGCGACGCCACTGCTATGTGCCTGGGTTTCCTTAGCTGAAAAATGGTAATAATGCCTGTCCCGAGCTAACGCTTGAGGAATTATTGCCTGGCTTAAAGAGTCAATAGATGTCAAACGCTTAGAACA is drawn from Ovis aries strain OAR_USU_Benz2616 breed Rambouillet chromosome 21, ARS-UI_Ramb_v3.0, whole genome shotgun sequence and contains these coding sequences:
- the CHRM1 gene encoding muscarinic acetylcholine receptor M1 gives rise to the protein MNTSAPPAVSPNITVLAPGKGPWQVAFIGITTGLLSLATVTGNLLVLISFKVNTELKTVNNYFLLSLACADLIIGTFSMNLYTTYLLMGHWALGTLACDLWLALDYVASNASVMNLLLISFDRYFSVTRPLSYRAKRTPRRAALMIGLAWLVSFVLWAPAILFWQYLVGERTVLAGQCYIQFLSQPIITFGTAMAAFYLPVTVMCTLYWRIYRETENRARELAALQGSETPGKGGGSSSSSERSQPGAEGSPETPPGRCCRCCRTPRLLQAYSWKEEEEEDEGSMESLTSSEGEEPGSEVVIKMPMVDPEAQAPAKQPPRSSPNTVKRPTRKGRERAGKGQKPRGKEQLAKRKTFSLVKEKKAARTLSAILLAFILTWTPYNIMVLVSTFCKDCVPETLWELGYWLCYVNSTINPMCYALCNKAFRDTFRLLLLCRWDKRRWRKIPKRPGSVHRTPSRQC